The Oceanithermus desulfurans genome has a window encoding:
- a CDS encoding rhomboid family intramembrane serine protease: protein MFPIRDSIRHHGPALVTRLLIAANVLVFFWQLSLGPEGFRWAVNAYGFVPKLFFADPAGEFGRIFTSMFLHGGFEHILGNMWFLWIFGPAVEARLGGGRYLLVYLLAGIGAALVEALFLPGSTVPMIGASGAISGVLGAYFLLFPTAWILTLIWPLPPIFFWFPAAFFIGYWVLIQVLYGALGLPGVAWWAHVGGFTVGYLLTFLSRPRREYKAEPFWHGMYGF, encoded by the coding sequence GTGTTTCCCATCCGCGACTCGATCCGGCACCACGGACCCGCGCTGGTGACGCGCCTGCTCATCGCCGCCAACGTCCTGGTCTTCTTCTGGCAGCTGAGCCTGGGGCCCGAAGGCTTTCGCTGGGCAGTGAACGCCTACGGGTTCGTGCCCAAGCTTTTCTTCGCCGACCCCGCGGGCGAGTTCGGCCGCATCTTCACCAGCATGTTTCTGCACGGCGGCTTCGAGCACATCCTGGGCAACATGTGGTTCCTCTGGATCTTCGGCCCCGCGGTGGAGGCGCGCCTGGGCGGCGGCCGCTACCTGCTCGTCTACCTGCTGGCGGGAATCGGCGCCGCGCTCGTCGAGGCCCTCTTCCTCCCCGGCAGCACCGTGCCCATGATCGGGGCCTCGGGGGCGATCTCCGGCGTACTGGGGGCCTACTTCCTGCTCTTCCCCACGGCCTGGATCCTGACCCTGATCTGGCCGCTGCCCCCGATCTTCTTCTGGTTCCCGGCCGCCTTCTTCATCGGCTACTGGGTGCTCATCCAGGTCCTCTACGGGGCCCTGGGGCTGCCGGGCGTGGCCTGGTGGGCGCACGTGGGCGGGTTCACCGTCGGTTACCTGCTCACCTTCCTGTCCCGGCCCCGGCGCGAATACAAGGCCGAGCCCTTCTGGCACGGCATGTACGGTTTCTAG
- a CDS encoding DUF4269 domain-containing protein: protein MTARAAAALAAFARLARHPALRGADPVLAGTFPLELDVEGSDLDVVCRTDNPERFARRLARVLARCLGIAGDPYPALLEPGRSTNAEPPRRSGECGGERRPAAL from the coding sequence GTGACCGCCCGCGCGGCCGCGGCTCTCGCCGCCTTCGCACGGCTCGCGCGCCACCCGGCGCTGCGGGGTGCAGACCCCGTGCTCGCCGGTACCTTTCCGCTGGAGCTGGACGTGGAGGGAAGCGACCTTGACGTCGTGTGCCGAACGGATAACCCCGAGCGCTTCGCCCGGCGGCTCGCCCGTGTCCTCGCCCGCTGCCTGGGTATCGCCGGCGACCCTTACCCGGCCCTGCTCGAGCCGGGACGCTCCACCAACGCGGAGCCGCCGCGGCGCTCCGGGGAATGTGGGGGCGAACGCCGCCCCGCGGCCTTATAG
- a CDS encoding SDH family Clp fold serine proteinase, which produces MNSSDWISQLFWLFIIFSMMSPYFQQQALFAARARKMAALEKKRKSRVITLIHRQEAISLLGIPLARFIDIDDSEQVLRAIRMTDKNVPIDLILHTPGGLVLAAEQIAEALKRHPAKVTVFVPHYAMSGGTLIALGADEIVMDENAVLGPVDPQLGNKPAASIVKVLEMKEVADIDDETLILADVSKKALKQVKDTVVGLLKNTIPDDRIEDVATLLSQGTWTHDYPIDVAQARGFGLPVSTEMPPEVYELMELYPQPRGGKPSVQYIPLPHQREVNGKGR; this is translated from the coding sequence GTGAACAGCAGCGACTGGATCAGCCAACTGTTCTGGCTCTTCATCATCTTTTCGATGATGAGCCCCTACTTTCAGCAGCAGGCCCTCTTCGCCGCGCGCGCCCGCAAGATGGCGGCGCTCGAGAAGAAGCGCAAGAGCCGGGTGATCACCCTGATCCACCGCCAGGAGGCCATCAGCCTGCTCGGCATCCCGCTGGCGCGCTTCATCGACATCGACGACTCGGAGCAGGTGCTCCGGGCCATCCGCATGACCGACAAGAACGTGCCCATCGACCTGATCCTGCACACGCCGGGAGGGCTGGTGCTGGCGGCCGAGCAGATCGCCGAGGCCCTCAAGCGCCACCCCGCCAAGGTGACCGTCTTCGTGCCCCACTACGCCATGTCCGGTGGCACGCTGATCGCCCTGGGCGCCGACGAGATCGTGATGGACGAGAACGCGGTGCTGGGGCCGGTGGACCCGCAGCTCGGCAACAAGCCCGCGGCCTCGATCGTCAAGGTGCTGGAGATGAAAGAGGTCGCCGACATCGACGACGAGACCCTGATCCTCGCCGACGTCTCCAAGAAGGCGCTGAAGCAGGTCAAGGACACCGTCGTGGGGCTGCTCAAGAACACGATCCCCGACGACCGCATCGAGGACGTGGCCACCCTGCTCAGCCAGGGCACCTGGACCCACGACTACCCCATCGACGTGGCCCAGGCGCGAGGTTTCGGCCTGCCGGTGAGCACCGAGATGCCGCCCGAGGTGTACGAGTTGATGGAGCTCTACCCCCAGCCGCGCGGTGGCAAGCCGAGCGTGCAGTACATTCCGCTGCCGCACCAGCGCGAGGTGAACGGCAAGGGCCGTTAG
- a CDS encoding endonuclease/exonuclease/phosphatase family protein codes for MTILRRFFAALFGLVLLAALAFAGLVAWLWITDYRPQPVEPLAVQGQGSFGAPGGLSLLTWNIGYAGLGAEQDFFLDGGRHGWPARAEVERYLAGIAAYLKDRPADVVLLQEVDLSSRRSYGINEVLALARALPGYAFVLAKNYDVAFVPVPVARPMGRVKSGLMTLSRWRPSAAERHALPGRYGFLVQLVQLDRAFVLTRYPAADGRDWVVINTHNSAFDAGQLREQQLGYIKEVMTREYAKGNYVVVGGDWNLILPGVDPDTAFPHREPRPGFYLPFPADWTPAGWTWAYDAAAPTNRSVSRPWKAGENYVTVIDGFLVSPNVTVQEVRTEDLGFADTDHNPVRVRLSVGER; via the coding sequence ATGACGATTCTCCGGCGTTTCTTCGCAGCCCTCTTCGGTCTGGTGCTGCTCGCCGCCCTGGCCTTCGCCGGTCTGGTGGCCTGGCTCTGGATCACCGACTACCGGCCGCAGCCCGTGGAACCGCTCGCGGTTCAGGGGCAGGGAAGCTTCGGCGCGCCCGGCGGCCTGAGCCTTCTGACCTGGAACATCGGCTACGCCGGCCTGGGGGCCGAGCAGGACTTCTTTCTCGACGGCGGCCGCCACGGCTGGCCCGCCCGCGCCGAGGTGGAGCGCTACCTCGCGGGCATCGCCGCCTACCTCAAAGACCGCCCCGCCGATGTGGTGCTCCTCCAGGAGGTGGACCTGTCTTCCCGCCGCAGCTACGGCATCAACGAAGTGCTGGCGCTGGCCCGGGCGCTGCCCGGCTACGCCTTCGTCCTGGCCAAGAACTACGACGTCGCCTTCGTTCCGGTGCCCGTGGCCCGGCCGATGGGCCGGGTCAAGTCGGGGCTGATGACGCTGTCGCGCTGGCGTCCTTCCGCCGCCGAGCGGCACGCCCTGCCCGGCCGTTACGGCTTCCTGGTGCAGCTGGTGCAGCTCGACCGCGCCTTCGTTTTGACCCGTTACCCGGCCGCGGACGGGCGCGACTGGGTGGTGATCAACACCCACAACTCGGCCTTCGACGCCGGTCAGCTGCGCGAGCAGCAGCTGGGCTACATCAAGGAGGTCATGACCCGCGAGTACGCCAAGGGGAACTACGTTGTCGTGGGCGGTGACTGGAACCTGATCCTGCCCGGGGTGGACCCCGACACCGCCTTTCCCCACCGCGAGCCGCGCCCCGGGTTCTACCTGCCCTTCCCCGCGGACTGGACGCCCGCCGGCTGGACCTGGGCCTACGACGCCGCTGCGCCCACCAACCGCTCCGTGAGCCGCCCCTGGAAGGCGGGCGAGAACTACGTGACCGTGATCGACGGTTTCCTGGTGAGCCCCAACGTCACGGTGCAGGAGGTGCGCACCGAGGACCTGGGCTTCGCGGACACCGACCACAACCCGGTGCGGGTGCGGCTGAGCGTGGGGGAGCGGTAG
- a CDS encoding MFS transporter — protein MRAVWNLHLATFLFFLAYGLTVPTLPLYLKAQGLGAAWIGWAVALMPLAGLALRPFGGWASDGWSRKKPSLIGLGLGALSGLFYLGPLGAVLAGRFLQGAAMALFAPSSLAITSDLVPEHVVGRVMGTRNLILGIGVMSGTALGGFVVDLYGFSAVWLLVLGVQLVWIPFFVWGVPETLDAPSANPWWANFGTVLRDRGILAPTLANTGFAAVFATLQTFYPLVLSEAGFRAAWVGAFLAFYSLVSVFFRLPAGYLADRFEAGWVALAGFVSATLGLFLLWALPLPPFAFAAGFFMGAGAGLYLPANIVAVTRAARPEMRGSAFSLFTASWDLGGLVGPPVGGAVAAALGLNALFPLMALGALLTVLVFVWVRGGGGRARPA, from the coding sequence GTGCGCGCCGTATGGAACCTGCACCTCGCCACCTTTCTCTTCTTCCTGGCCTACGGCCTGACCGTGCCCACGCTGCCCCTTTACCTCAAGGCCCAGGGTCTCGGGGCGGCCTGGATCGGCTGGGCGGTGGCGCTGATGCCGCTTGCGGGGTTGGCGTTGCGGCCCTTCGGGGGATGGGCCTCCGACGGTTGGAGCCGTAAGAAGCCGAGCCTGATCGGCCTGGGTTTGGGGGCGCTCTCGGGCCTCTTCTACCTGGGGCCCCTGGGCGCGGTGCTGGCCGGGCGCTTTCTCCAGGGCGCGGCCATGGCCCTCTTCGCCCCCAGCTCGCTGGCCATCACCAGCGACCTGGTGCCCGAACACGTCGTGGGCCGGGTCATGGGCACCCGCAACCTGATCCTGGGCATCGGGGTGATGAGCGGCACCGCCCTGGGCGGCTTCGTGGTGGACCTCTACGGTTTTTCCGCGGTCTGGCTGCTGGTGCTCGGGGTGCAGCTCGTCTGGATTCCCTTCTTCGTCTGGGGCGTGCCCGAGACGCTGGACGCCCCCTCCGCCAACCCCTGGTGGGCCAACTTCGGCACCGTCCTGCGCGACCGGGGCATCCTGGCGCCCACGCTGGCCAACACCGGTTTCGCCGCGGTCTTCGCCACCCTGCAGACCTTCTACCCGCTCGTCCTCAGCGAGGCGGGTTTCCGGGCCGCCTGGGTGGGCGCCTTCCTGGCCTTCTACAGCCTGGTTTCGGTCTTCTTCCGCCTTCCCGCCGGTTACCTGGCCGACCGCTTCGAGGCCGGCTGGGTGGCGCTCGCCGGGTTCGTGAGCGCCACGCTGGGCCTGTTCCTGCTCTGGGCGCTGCCCCTGCCGCCGTTCGCCTTCGCCGCCGGCTTCTTCATGGGCGCCGGCGCCGGCCTCTACCTGCCCGCCAACATCGTGGCCGTAACCCGCGCCGCGCGGCCGGAGATGCGGGGCTCGGCCTTCAGCCTCTTCACCGCCAGCTGGGACCTGGGCGGCCTGGTGGGGCCGCCTGTGGGCGGTGCGGTGGCCGCGGCGCTGGGGTTGAACGCGCTCTTCCCGCTGATGGCGCTGGGGGCGCTGCTGACCGTCCTGGTCTTCGTCTGGGTGCGGGGCGGCGGCGGCCGCGCGCGTCCGGCGTAG